A region from the Microcella frigidaquae genome encodes:
- the efp gene encoding elongation factor P, whose product MATTNDIKNGSVLNLDGQLWNVIEFQHVKPGKGGAFVRTKLKNVTSGKVVDKTFNAGTKVDFATVDRRDYQYLYQDGADYVFMDTTDYDQVTVPASVVGDAANFMLENQIVTIAMNEGVALYLDMPASVVLEVTYTEPGLQGDRSTGGTKPATLETGYEIQVPLFLETGTRVKVDTRSGDYLGRVTD is encoded by the coding sequence ATGGCGACCACGAACGACATCAAGAACGGCAGCGTGCTGAACCTCGACGGCCAGCTCTGGAACGTCATCGAGTTCCAGCACGTCAAGCCCGGCAAGGGCGGCGCGTTCGTGCGCACCAAGCTGAAGAACGTCACCTCGGGCAAGGTCGTCGACAAGACCTTCAACGCCGGCACGAAGGTCGACTTCGCCACTGTCGACCGTCGTGACTACCAGTACCTGTACCAGGACGGCGCAGACTACGTCTTCATGGACACCACCGACTACGACCAGGTGACCGTGCCGGCCTCGGTCGTCGGCGACGCCGCGAACTTCATGCTCGAGAACCAGATCGTCACGATCGCCATGAACGAGGGTGTCGCTCTGTACCTCGACATGCCCGCCTCGGTCGTGCTGGAGGTCACCTACACCGAGCCGGGCCTCCAGGGCGATCGCTCGACCGGCGGCACCAAGCCGGCCACGCTCGAGACCGGCTACGAGATCCAGGTGCCGCTCTTCCTCGAGACCGGCACCCGGGTCAAGGTCGACACCCGCTCGGGCGACTACCTGGGCCGCGTCACCGACTAG
- the nusB gene encoding transcription antitermination factor NusB gives MSARSKARKRALDMLYIADVRQVPLSTVLDEESRRAAAQPQRSSSWPYAEQIVQGVEAAQGAIDALIEQHAVGWTLARMPVVDRAILRLATWELRENAEVPTAVVIAEAMELASVLSTDDSAPFVNGVLGSIAAELRA, from the coding sequence GTGAGCGCCCGCAGCAAGGCCCGCAAGCGGGCCCTCGACATGCTGTACATCGCCGACGTGCGCCAGGTGCCGCTGAGCACCGTGCTCGACGAGGAGTCGCGACGCGCCGCGGCGCAGCCGCAGCGCTCGTCGAGCTGGCCGTACGCCGAGCAGATCGTGCAGGGGGTCGAGGCCGCGCAGGGCGCGATCGACGCCCTCATCGAGCAGCACGCGGTCGGCTGGACCCTCGCTCGGATGCCCGTCGTGGACCGCGCGATCCTCCGCCTCGCCACCTGGGAGCTCCGTGAGAACGCCGAGGTGCCCACGGCGGTCGTGATCGCCGAGGCGATGGAGCTCGCCAGCGTGCTCTCCACCGACGACAGCGCCCCGTTCGTCAACGGCGTGCTCGGATCGATCGCCGCCGAGCTCCGCGCCTGA
- a CDS encoding ABC transporter ATP-binding protein, which produces MPSDATLAPTAAPALPVSLRGVARTFPPTRGGDARTVLRDVQLEIAPGEIVALLGPSGCGKSTLLRQISGLDRPTAGTLTIDRTPVAPADQRCAVAFQEPRLLPWRTVARNVELGLPRGLDREAGRQRVAELLELVQLEHAAGLKPREISGGMAQRVSLARALARDPGVLLLDEPFGALDALTRLTMQDLLVDIHRARPATVVLVTHDVDEALALADRVVLLGTRHDRPGATISMILDVPGARPRDRASVVLTRLRAKLLDALGVPSHHGG; this is translated from the coding sequence ATGCCCTCCGACGCGACCCTCGCCCCGACCGCTGCCCCGGCCCTGCCGGTATCGCTGCGCGGGGTCGCGCGCACCTTCCCGCCGACTCGCGGCGGGGATGCCCGCACCGTGCTCCGCGATGTGCAGCTGGAGATCGCTCCCGGCGAGATCGTCGCACTGCTCGGCCCGTCCGGCTGCGGCAAGTCGACCCTGCTCCGGCAGATCAGCGGCCTCGACCGCCCCACCGCGGGAACCCTGACCATCGACCGCACGCCGGTCGCCCCCGCCGATCAGCGCTGCGCTGTCGCCTTCCAGGAGCCGCGGCTGCTGCCCTGGCGCACGGTGGCCCGCAACGTCGAGCTCGGTCTTCCGCGCGGCCTCGACCGCGAGGCGGGGCGTCAGCGTGTCGCCGAGCTGCTCGAGCTCGTCCAGCTCGAGCACGCGGCGGGCCTGAAGCCCCGGGAGATCTCGGGCGGCATGGCCCAGCGCGTCTCGCTGGCCCGAGCGCTCGCCCGCGACCCCGGCGTGCTGCTGCTCGACGAGCCCTTCGGCGCCCTGGACGCCTTGACCCGGCTGACCATGCAGGACCTCCTCGTGGACATCCACCGCGCTCGCCCTGCCACCGTCGTTCTCGTCACGCACGACGTCGACGAGGCGCTGGCCCTCGCCGACCGCGTCGTGCTCCTCGGAACCCGCCATGACCGCCCCGGCGCCACGATCAGCATGATCCTCGATGTGCCCGGCGCCCGCCCCCGCGACCGCGCATCGGTCGTTCTCACCCGCCTCCGGGCGAAGCTGCTCGACGCCCTCGGCGTGCCGAGCCACCACGGCGGCTAG
- a CDS encoding aliphatic sulfonate ABC transporter substrate-binding protein yields the protein MSTRTRLTLLTATVAVAAMAMTGCVAGEGAAPEAPAAGSEWSDTTLTLDFATYNPLSLIIKDQGWLEAELGDDVTVEWVQSAGSNKANEALRAGAIDVGSTAGSAALLARSNGSPIQTIAVYTQPNWAAIAVPTGSDITEVADLAGRTVAATKGTDPYFFLLQALAEAGLSLNDISLQNLQHADGKTALETGAVDAWSGLDPLLSTSVYNGAATIIYDNVDFNSYGFLNATEEFLTSNPDLAQLVVNAYEKARAWALENPEETAAILAEVAGIDVAIAEATIARTVIDISNVPGDAQREVLAVIGPIFVESGDVPNQQLIDEALASLFNDTFATAADPAAIG from the coding sequence ATGAGCACCCGCACCCGTCTGACCCTGCTGACCGCGACCGTCGCCGTGGCCGCCATGGCCATGACCGGCTGCGTGGCCGGCGAGGGCGCCGCTCCCGAGGCCCCGGCCGCGGGTTCTGAGTGGAGCGACACCACGCTGACGCTCGACTTCGCCACCTACAACCCGCTCAGCCTGATCATCAAAGACCAGGGCTGGCTCGAAGCCGAGCTCGGCGACGATGTCACCGTCGAGTGGGTGCAGTCCGCGGGCTCGAACAAGGCCAACGAGGCGCTCCGCGCCGGCGCCATCGACGTCGGCTCGACCGCCGGCTCGGCTGCCCTCCTCGCACGGTCGAACGGCAGCCCGATCCAGACCATCGCCGTCTACACGCAGCCCAACTGGGCGGCGATCGCGGTGCCGACCGGCAGCGACATCACCGAGGTCGCCGACCTCGCCGGGCGCACCGTCGCCGCCACGAAGGGGACGGACCCGTACTTCTTCCTCCTCCAGGCGCTCGCGGAAGCGGGGCTCTCGTTGAACGACATCAGCCTGCAGAACCTGCAGCATGCCGATGGCAAGACCGCGCTCGAGACCGGAGCGGTCGACGCCTGGTCGGGCCTTGACCCGCTGCTGTCGACATCCGTCTACAACGGAGCCGCGACGATCATCTATGACAACGTCGACTTCAACTCCTACGGCTTCCTCAACGCGACGGAGGAGTTCCTCACCTCCAACCCCGACCTCGCGCAGCTCGTCGTGAATGCGTACGAGAAGGCGCGTGCCTGGGCGCTCGAGAACCCCGAGGAGACGGCCGCGATCCTCGCGGAGGTCGCGGGCATCGACGTCGCGATCGCCGAGGCGACGATCGCCCGCACCGTGATCGACATCTCGAACGTGCCGGGCGACGCCCAGCGCGAGGTGCTGGCGGTCATCGGCCCGATCTTCGTCGA